In the genome of Pseudomonas protegens, one region contains:
- the pgi gene encoding glucose-6-phosphate isomerase, with amino-acid sequence MAYYRTPHDVTALPAWQALKDHRQAMQDFSMREAFNADPQRFSQFTLSSCGLFLDYSKNLITSQTRDLLVNLAKEVGLADAIKSMLTGELVNSSEGRPALHTALRRPVGDKLSVNGVNVMPEVHKVLNQITELVGRIHDGLWRGYTEKPITDVVNIGIGGSFLGPELVSEALLSYAQKGVRCHYLANIDGSEFHELSAKIRAETTLFIVSSKSFNTLETLKNAQAARAWYLAQGGSEAELHRHFIAVSSNNAAAVAFGIREENIFPMWDWVGGRYSLWSAIGLPIALAIGMSNFKELLSGAYTMDQHFQSAPFEQNMPVLLALLGVWYGNFWGAQSHAILPYDHYLRNITKHLQQLDMESNGKSVRQDGTPVATDTGPVIWGGVGCNGQHAYHQLLHQGTQLIPADFIVPIVSFNPVADHHQWLYANCLSQSQALMLGKTRAEAENELREKGLSEADVARLAPHKVIPGNRPSNTLVVERISPRRLGALVALYEHKVFVQSVVWGINAFDQWGVELGKELGKGVYNRLVGSDETLADDASTQGLINYFRGRHRG; translated from the coding sequence ATGGCGTACTACCGCACTCCTCATGACGTTACCGCTCTGCCCGCCTGGCAAGCGTTGAAAGACCACCGCCAAGCCATGCAGGATTTCAGCATGCGCGAGGCGTTCAATGCCGATCCACAGCGCTTCAGCCAATTCACCCTGAGCAGCTGCGGACTGTTTCTCGATTACTCGAAGAACCTGATCACCAGCCAGACCCGCGACCTGTTGGTGAACCTGGCCAAGGAAGTCGGCCTGGCCGATGCCATCAAGTCCATGCTCACCGGCGAACTGGTCAACTCCTCCGAAGGCCGCCCGGCCCTGCACACCGCGCTGCGTCGCCCGGTTGGCGACAAACTGTCGGTGAACGGCGTCAACGTGATGCCGGAAGTGCACAAGGTCCTGAACCAGATCACCGAGCTGGTCGGGCGTATCCACGACGGCCTGTGGCGCGGCTACACCGAAAAGCCCATCACCGACGTGGTGAATATCGGCATCGGCGGTTCCTTCCTCGGCCCGGAACTGGTTTCCGAAGCCCTGCTGTCCTACGCCCAGAAAGGCGTGCGTTGCCACTACCTGGCGAACATCGACGGCAGTGAGTTCCATGAGCTTTCGGCGAAGATCCGCGCGGAAACCACGCTGTTCATCGTGTCTTCCAAGTCGTTCAATACCCTCGAAACCCTGAAGAACGCCCAGGCGGCACGGGCCTGGTATCTGGCGCAAGGCGGTTCCGAAGCCGAACTGCATCGCCACTTCATCGCCGTGTCGAGCAACAATGCCGCTGCGGTGGCCTTCGGCATTCGCGAAGAAAACATCTTCCCGATGTGGGACTGGGTCGGCGGGCGCTACTCGCTGTGGTCCGCCATCGGCCTGCCGATTGCCCTGGCCATCGGCATGTCCAACTTCAAGGAACTGCTGTCCGGCGCCTACACCATGGACCAGCACTTCCAGAGCGCGCCGTTCGAGCAGAACATGCCGGTGCTGCTGGCTCTGCTGGGCGTGTGGTACGGCAACTTCTGGGGCGCGCAAAGCCACGCGATCCTGCCTTACGACCACTACCTGCGCAACATCACCAAGCACTTGCAGCAGTTGGACATGGAATCCAACGGCAAGAGCGTGCGCCAGGACGGCACGCCGGTCGCCACTGACACTGGCCCGGTGATCTGGGGCGGCGTGGGTTGCAACGGTCAGCACGCCTATCACCAGTTGCTGCACCAGGGCACCCAGCTGATTCCGGCCGACTTCATCGTGCCGATCGTCAGCTTCAACCCGGTGGCCGACCACCATCAATGGCTGTACGCCAACTGCCTGTCCCAGAGCCAGGCGCTGATGCTGGGCAAGACCCGCGCCGAAGCCGAGAACGAATTGCGCGAGAAAGGCCTGAGCGAAGCCGACGTGGCCAGGCTGGCGCCGCACAAAGTCATCCCCGGCAACCGCCCGAGCAACACCCTGGTGGTGGAGCGCATCAGCCCACGGCGCCTGGGCGCCCTGGTGGCGCTGTACGAACACAAGGTCTTCGTGCAAAGCGTGGTCTGGGGCATCAACGCCTTCGACCAGTGGGGCGTGGAACTCGGCAAGGAGCTGGGCAAAGGCGTCTACAACCGCCTGGTTGGCAGCGATGAAACCCTGGCCGACGACGCATCGACCCAAGGCCTGATCAACTACTTCCGCGGCCGTCACCGCGGCTGA
- the panC gene encoding pantoate--beta-alanine ligase, whose protein sequence is MNTVKTVRELRAAVARARNEGKRIGFVPTMGNLHSGHAALVTKAAQRVDFVVASIFVNPLQFGAGEDLDKYPRTLAADQEKLLEAGCHLLFAPSVEEMYPDGMAGQTRVSVPQLSEGLCGASRPGHFEGVATVVSKLFNMVQPDLAVFGQKDYQQLAVIRALVHDLNMPIQIIGEPTVRADDGLALSSRNGYLSPEQRAIAPALYRSLNQIAQAIRGGERDYPKLLAEQQQQLEAAGLRRDYLEIRHAKNLRPATDEDRDLVILVAAYLGSTRLIDNLHLDLDTPA, encoded by the coding sequence ATGAATACAGTTAAAACCGTGCGCGAATTGCGCGCCGCGGTCGCGCGCGCGCGCAACGAAGGCAAGCGGATCGGTTTCGTGCCCACCATGGGCAACCTGCACAGCGGCCACGCCGCGCTGGTGACCAAGGCCGCTCAGCGCGTGGATTTCGTGGTGGCCAGCATCTTCGTCAACCCGCTGCAATTCGGCGCCGGCGAAGACCTGGACAAGTACCCGCGGACCCTGGCCGCCGATCAGGAAAAACTGCTCGAAGCCGGCTGCCATCTGCTGTTCGCACCCAGCGTCGAAGAAATGTACCCCGACGGCATGGCCGGACAGACCCGGGTCAGCGTGCCACAACTCTCCGAAGGCTTGTGCGGTGCCAGCCGTCCCGGGCATTTCGAGGGCGTGGCCACGGTGGTCAGCAAGCTGTTCAACATGGTCCAGCCCGATCTGGCGGTATTCGGCCAGAAGGACTACCAGCAACTGGCGGTCATTCGCGCCCTGGTGCATGACCTGAACATGCCGATCCAGATCATCGGCGAGCCGACCGTGCGCGCCGACGACGGCCTGGCCCTGTCCTCGCGCAACGGTTACCTGAGCCCAGAACAGCGTGCCATCGCCCCGGCGCTGTACCGGAGCCTGAACCAGATCGCCCAGGCCATCCGCGGCGGCGAACGCGACTATCCGAAGCTGCTGGCCGAACAACAGCAGCAACTGGAAGCCGCCGGTCTGCGCCGGGACTACCTGGAAATCCGTCATGCGAAAAACCTGCGTCCCGCCACCGACGAAGACCGTGATCTGGTGATTCTGGTCGCGGCGTACCTGGGCTCCACTCGCCTGATCGACAACCTGCATCTGGACCTCGATACACCGGCATAA
- the panB gene encoding 3-methyl-2-oxobutanoate hydroxymethyltransferase encodes MPDITLTTLQSLKQKGEKITMLTCYDATFAHTCCEAGVEVLLVGDSLGMVLQGHDSTLPVSNADMAYHVAAVKRGNNGALILADLPFMSYATPEQALSSSAQLMQAGAHMVKIEGAAWLAESVRLLNERGVPVCVHMGLTPQTVNVLGGYKVQGRNESQARQMRADAIALEQAGAAMLLLECVPSELATEITQAVKIPVIGIGAGSATDGQVLVLHDMLGLSLSGRSPKFVKNFMAGKDSIQAALSAYVTEVKAVTFPGAEHGFSA; translated from the coding sequence ATGCCAGACATCACTCTGACCACCCTGCAAAGCCTCAAGCAGAAAGGTGAAAAAATCACCATGCTGACCTGCTATGACGCGACCTTCGCCCACACCTGCTGTGAGGCCGGTGTCGAAGTCCTGCTGGTAGGCGACTCCCTGGGCATGGTCTTGCAAGGGCACGACAGCACCCTGCCCGTCAGCAACGCCGACATGGCCTACCACGTCGCAGCGGTCAAACGCGGCAACAACGGGGCACTGATCCTCGCCGACCTGCCGTTCATGTCCTACGCTACCCCCGAACAAGCGCTGAGCAGTTCCGCTCAGCTGATGCAGGCGGGCGCGCACATGGTCAAGATCGAAGGCGCGGCCTGGCTGGCCGAATCGGTTCGCCTGCTGAACGAACGCGGCGTTCCGGTGTGCGTGCACATGGGGCTGACGCCACAGACAGTGAATGTCCTGGGCGGCTACAAGGTCCAGGGGCGCAACGAGAGCCAGGCGCGGCAGATGCGTGCCGATGCCATCGCCCTGGAACAGGCCGGTGCGGCCATGTTGCTGCTGGAATGCGTGCCCAGTGAGCTGGCGACGGAAATTACCCAGGCAGTGAAAATCCCGGTGATCGGTATCGGTGCCGGCAGCGCCACCGACGGCCAGGTGTTGGTGCTCCACGACATGCTGGGCCTGTCCCTCAGCGGCCGCTCGCCCAAGTTCGTGAAAAACTTCATGGCTGGTAAAGACAGCATCCAGGCGGCCTTGAGTGCCTACGTCACAGAAGTCAAAGCCGTTACCTTCCCAGGCGCCGAACACGGGTTCTCTGCATGA
- the folK gene encoding 2-amino-4-hydroxy-6-hydroxymethyldihydropteridine diphosphokinase, with product MERIYIGMGSNLAAPEAQLRSAIEALAQLPASQLHGVSALYQSDSLLPGQPRYTNAVAALDSHLEPLALLDALQAIENQQGRERNERWGPRTLDLDILLFGDRLIDEPRLKVPHYHMHARPFVLYPLAELAPAELQLADGRTLKALLDACPFVGLERLG from the coding sequence ATGGAACGTATCTACATCGGTATGGGCAGCAACCTGGCTGCCCCTGAAGCTCAACTGCGCAGCGCCATCGAGGCCCTGGCGCAGTTGCCAGCCAGCCAGCTGCACGGCGTCTCGGCCCTCTATCAAAGCGACTCCCTGCTTCCCGGCCAGCCGCGCTACACCAATGCCGTGGCGGCACTGGACAGCCACCTGGAGCCCCTGGCGCTGCTCGATGCCCTGCAGGCGATCGAAAACCAGCAGGGGCGCGAGCGCAACGAGCGCTGGGGCCCGCGCACCCTGGACCTGGACATCCTCCTGTTCGGTGACCGCCTGATCGACGAACCCCGTCTCAAGGTGCCGCATTACCACATGCACGCCCGCCCCTTTGTCCTCTATCCCCTGGCGGAACTGGCCCCTGCCGAGTTGCAACTGGCCGACGGGCGCACCCTCAAGGCGCTGCTCGATGCCTGCCCATTTGTCGGCCTGGAACGCCTGGGCTGA
- a CDS encoding polynucleotide adenylyltransferase PcnB has product MLKKLFQSFRSPLRRTQHQRSTPEVLNSSQHSLQRAQFSRYAVNIVERLQNAGYQAYLVGGCVRDMLLNITPKDFDVATSATPEQVKAEFRNARIIGRRFKLVHIHFGREIIEVATFRANHPQNDDDEDSNQSSRNESGRILRDNVYGTLEEDAQRRDFTINALYYDPVSERILDYANGVHDIRNNLIRLIGDPRQRYQEDPVRMLRAVRFAAKLNFGIEKHTATPIRELAPMLREIPSARLFEEVLKLFLSGYAADTFEMLVDLQLFDPLFPASAEALEYNPTYTHTLISEALINTDLRIKQNKPVTPAFLFAALLWPALPARVLRLQERGMPPIPAMQEAAHELIAEQCQRIAIPKRFTMPIREIWDMQERLPRRSGKRADLLLDNPRFRAGYDFLLLRESAGEQTDGLGEWWTDYQDANDAERRDMIRELSGKEDASGAPRKRRRSSGAKRKRAGGSNASGE; this is encoded by the coding sequence ATGCTGAAGAAGCTGTTCCAGTCATTCCGTTCTCCCTTGCGTCGTACGCAACACCAACGCAGCACCCCTGAAGTGCTCAATAGCAGCCAACATTCGCTGCAACGCGCCCAGTTCAGCCGGTATGCGGTGAATATCGTCGAGCGCCTGCAGAACGCCGGCTACCAGGCTTACCTGGTGGGTGGTTGCGTGCGCGACATGCTGCTCAACATCACCCCCAAGGATTTCGACGTCGCCACCAGCGCCACACCGGAACAGGTCAAGGCCGAGTTTCGTAACGCGCGGATCATTGGCCGTCGTTTCAAGCTGGTGCACATTCACTTCGGTCGCGAAATCATCGAGGTCGCGACCTTCCGCGCCAACCACCCGCAAAACGATGACGATGAGGACAGCAACCAATCCTCGCGCAACGAAAGCGGGCGAATCCTGCGGGACAACGTCTACGGCACCCTGGAAGAAGATGCGCAGCGCCGTGACTTCACCATCAACGCCCTGTACTACGATCCGGTCAGCGAACGCATCCTCGACTACGCCAATGGCGTACACGACATTCGCAACAACCTGATCCGCCTGATTGGCGATCCCCGCCAGCGCTATCAGGAAGACCCGGTGCGGATGCTGCGGGCCGTGCGCTTCGCAGCAAAACTGAACTTCGGTATCGAAAAGCACACCGCCACGCCGATCCGTGAACTGGCCCCCATGCTGCGGGAGATCCCCTCGGCGCGCCTGTTCGAGGAAGTGCTCAAGCTGTTCCTCTCCGGCTACGCTGCCGACACCTTCGAAATGCTGGTGGACCTGCAACTGTTCGATCCGCTGTTCCCGGCCAGCGCCGAAGCCCTGGAATACAACCCGACCTACACCCACACGCTGATCAGCGAAGCCCTGATCAACACCGACTTGCGGATCAAGCAGAACAAGCCGGTGACCCCGGCCTTCCTGTTCGCCGCCCTGCTCTGGCCTGCCCTCCCGGCCCGAGTGCTGCGCCTGCAGGAACGCGGCATGCCGCCGATCCCGGCCATGCAGGAAGCGGCTCACGAGCTGATCGCCGAACAGTGCCAGCGCATCGCCATTCCCAAGCGCTTCACCATGCCGATCCGCGAGATCTGGGACATGCAAGAGCGCTTGCCACGCCGCAGCGGCAAGCGTGCCGACCTGCTGCTGGATAACCCGCGTTTCCGTGCCGGCTACGACTTCCTGCTGCTGCGGGAAAGCGCCGGTGAGCAGACCGATGGCCTGGGTGAATGGTGGACCGATTACCAGGACGCCAACGATGCCGAACGTCGCGACATGATCCGCGAGCTGAGCGGCAAGGAAGATGCCAGTGGCGCCCCGCGCAAACGCCGGCGCAGCAGCGGCGCCAAGCGCAAGCGTGCCGGCGGTTCCAACGCTTCGGGCGAATAG